ACGTCGTGCCCCTCGATCGAGAAGGAGATCTCCTCGGCGTCTTCGTCGTCGAACACGGCAGCCAATTCGTCGAGATTCACGTAGGCGTCGAGATCGTCGAACTCGTCGACATCGCCGTCGACTGCGTTCGCGACCGCTTCCAGCACGACCCGACTCGCCGGTTGCGGACTGACCCAGGCCTCCTCGTCGTCGGTATCTCCATCCTCGTCAGGCCGGAGGATGTACACCTCACCGTCGTTTGCACCCATATCACCTGCTTCACACTACTCCGATATATAAACCCGCCAGTACTTTCAGGTGCTGAATACGCTGGCCCCGGTTTCCTGCCCGAACAGAGACCCATCCGGCACTGTGAGGCGAACGTTTAACTTCCGAGTGGGAATATAACGAACGTGTGTTAACATGGTACAGGTAATCTGGATAGTGGCCGCGGTACTGGTGACGTTCACGGTCGGATACGTGGG
This Halorientalis sp. IM1011 DNA region includes the following protein-coding sequences:
- a CDS encoding HalOD1 output domain-containing protein: MGANDGEVYILRPDEDGDTDDEEAWVSPQPASRVVLEAVANAVDGDVDEFDDLDAYVNLDELAAVFDDEDAEEISFSIEGHDVTVDAAGDVTVDVAD